Proteins encoded in a region of the Prunus persica cultivar Lovell chromosome G4, Prunus_persica_NCBIv2, whole genome shotgun sequence genome:
- the LOC18779267 gene encoding polygalacturonase, with product MANRRSLFSLSLIFVFMINSAIATPVTYNVASLGAKADGKTDSTKAFLSAWAKACASMNPGVIYVPAGTFFLRDVVFSGPCKNNAITFRIAGTLVAPSDYRVIGNAANWIFFHHVNGVTISGGILDGQGTALWACKASHGESCPSGATTLGFSDSNNIVVSGLASLNSQMFHIVINDCQNVQMQGVRVSASGNSPNTDGIHVQMSSGVTILNSKIATGDDCVSIGPGTSNLWIEGVACGPGHGISIGSLGKEQEEAGVQNVTVKTVTFSGTQNGLRIKSWGRPSTGFARNILFQHATMVNVENPIVIDQHYCPDNKGCPGQVSGVQISDVTYEDIHGTSATEVAVKFDCSPKHPCSEIKLEDVKLTYKNQAAESSCSHADGTTEGVVQPTSCL from the exons ATGGCGAACCGTAGAAgcctcttttctctctcacttATCTTTGTGTTCATGATCAACTCAGCCATAGCCACTCCAGTCACATACAATGTGGCCAGTTTAGGAGCCAAAGCAGATGGCAAGACTGACTCCACAAAAGCCTTCCTCTCTGCATGGGCTAAAGCTTGTGCCTCGATGAATCCCGGTGTCATTTATGTGCCGGCAGGAACGTTCTTTCTTCGCGATGTGGTGTTCAGTGGGCCTTGCAAGAACAATGCCATCACCTTCCGCATTGCCGGAACCCTTGTGGCCCCGTCGGATTACCGGGTCATCGGTAATGCAGCTAACTGGATTTTCTTTCACCATGTAAACGGGGTTACCATATCAGGTGGAATTCTTGACGGCCAAGGCACGGCCTTGTGGGCTTGCAAGGCCTCTCATGGCGAGAGTTGTCCCAGCGGAGCAACG ACTTTGGGTTTTTCCGACTCAAACAACATCGTGGTGAGTGGATTGGCATCCCTAAACAGCCAAATGTTCCATATAGTCATCAACGACTGCCAAAATGTGCAAATGCAAGGTGTCAGGGTTTCTGCTTCCGGTAATAGCCCTAACACCGATGGCATTCATGTCCAAATGTCATCTGGTGTCACAATCCTCAACTCCAAGATTGCAACCGGTGACGATTGTGTCTCAATTGGCCCCGGAACCTCAAATTTGTGGATAGAAGGCGTTGCTTGTGGACCTGGCCATGGAATTAG CATTGGAAGTCTAGGCAAGGAGCAAGAAGAGGCCGGTGTACAAAATGTAACAGTTAAAACGGTTACCTTTAGTGGTACTCAGAATGGTCTAAGAATCAAGTCATGGGGGAGGCCAAGCACTGGGTTTGCTAGAAATATTCTTTTCCAACATGCTACAATGGTCAATGTCGAAAATCCTATTGTCATAGATCAACATTATTGCCCCGACAACAAAGGGTGCCCTGGTCAG GTTTCCGGAGTTCAAATTAGCGATGTGACATACGAAGACATACACGGTACATCAGCAACAGAAGTTGCAGTAAAATTTGATTGCAGTCCCAAGCACCCTTGCAGCGAGATCAAATTGGAGGATGTGAAGCTTACTTACAAGAACCAAGCAGCTGAGTCTTCATGTAGCCATGCAGATGGAACAACTGAGGGTGTGGTTCAGCCTACAAGTTGTTTGTAG